A genomic window from Cucumis melo cultivar AY chromosome 8, USDA_Cmelo_AY_1.0, whole genome shotgun sequence includes:
- the LOC103485359 gene encoding ADP-ribosylation factor 1-like, with translation MLPSSSPNKNSKSLDHPVADAVTAYHFLFRFVASASSALDRVSEDDAINPVDRFLRDEALHNPGKRLSNMGAVISRLRKRLFQNREVRILMLGFDASGKTTILYKLKLGEIVMAMSTIGFNVETVEYKKMSCTVWDVGGQDKV, from the exons ATGCTCCCTTCTTCATCCCCTAACAAGAATTCCAAATCCTTGGACCACCCTGTTGCCGATGCTGTTACTGCCTATCATTTTTTATTCCGCTTCGTTGCTTCGGCTTCTTCTGCTCTCGATAGGGTTTCCGAGGATGATGCTATCAATCCGGTTGATCGGTTCCTTCGTGACGAGGCTTTGCACAACCCTGGCAAGCGTCTATCAA ACATGGGTGCAGTGATATCTAGGTTGAGGAAGAGACTTTTTCAGAACCGTGAAGTGAGAATCCTGATGCTCGGTTTTGATGCATCGGGGAAGACAACCATTTTGTACAAACTAAAACTTGGTGAAATAGTTATGGCCATGTCAACTATTG GGTTCAATGTGGAAACAGTAGAATACAAAAAAATGAGCTGCACTGTCTGGGATGTTGGAGGACAAGATAAGGTTTGA
- the LOC103485153 gene encoding protein MID1-COMPLEMENTING ACTIVITY 1: MSSWDSLGDVASVAQLTGINAVQLISMIVKAANTARMHKKNCKQFAQHLKLIGNLLDQLKISELKKYPETREPLEQLEDSLRKSYILINSCQDRSYLYLLAMGWNVVYQFRKAQSEIDRYLRLVPLINLVDNARVRERLDDIEKHQCEYTFEEDDRRIQDVILKPESIKNDATILKKTLSRSYPNLGLHDALQKENEKLQLELQISQSNMDVGQCQIIERLFDITEALSANYFIEKDLQRGIPTQHEYNYSDANGETTHAYDGNFHKNRDGIMTRKGSSVSSRHDLLSSNCQHEEWHADLFGCCSQPYLCMKTFFCPCWTLSKVASVATNRHVSSADACNELMAYSLVFSCCCYTCCFRRKLRSMLNIKGGLIDDFLSHFLCCCCALVQEWREVEMRCGPENTKTIPPPLQYMES; the protein is encoded by the exons ATGTCTTCGTGGGATAGTCTTGGGGACGTTGCCAGTGTGGCCCAGCTGACGGGTATCAATGCAGTTCAACTAATTTCAATGATTGTAAAAGCGGCAAACACCGCAAGGATGCACAAGAAGAACTGCAAGCAGTTTGCACAGCATCTCAAGTTGATCGGGAACTTATTAGATCAACTAAAGATCTCAGAGCTGAAGAAATATCCTGAGACTCGAGAGCCTCTAGAGCAGCTGGAGGATTCCTTAAGGAAGTCATATATTTTGATCAATAGTTGCCAGGATCGTAGCTATCTCTATTTGTTGGCTATGGGATGGAATGTTGTTTATCAATTCAGGAAGGCTCAAAGTGAAATCGATAGATACCTAAGGCTTGTCCCTCTGATTAATCTGGTGGACAATGCTCGAGTCAGA GAGAGGCTTGATGATATAGAAAAGCATCAATGTGAGTATACATTTGAGGAGGATGATAGAAGAATCCAGGACGTGATCCTCAAACCAGAATCTATCAAGAACGATGCTACGATATTGAAAAAAACTCTTTCTCGTTCATACCCAAACTTGGGGCTCCATGATGCGCttcaaaaggaaaatgaaaaactTCAACTTGAGCTGCAAATATCTCAATCCAATATGGATGTTGGGCAATGTCAAATAATTGAACGATTATTTGATATCACAGAAGCCTTATCTGCAAATTATTTTATAGAAAAAGATTTACAAAGAGGCATTCCAACACAACATGAGTACAATTATTCTGATGCTAATGGTGAGACTACTCATGCGTATGATGGAAATTTTCACAAGAATAGAGATGGTATTATGACAAG AAAGGGATCGTCAGTTTCATCAAGACATGATCTGCTATCCAGCAATTGCCAACATGAAGAATGGCATGCTGATTTGTTTGGTTGTTGTTCACAACCTTACCTTT GTATGAAGACATTTTTCTGCCCTTGTTGGACATTGTCAAAGGTTGCTTCTGTTGCTACCAACAGGCATGTGT CTTCAGCAGATGCATGTAACGAGTTGATGGCATATTCTTTGGTGTTCTCATGCTGTTGTTACACTTGCTGTTTCCGAAGAAAACTCCGGAGTATGTTAAATATCAAG GGTGGACTTATTGATGATTTTCTTTCTCACTTCTTGTGTTGTTGTTGTGCACTTGTTCAAGAATGGCGAGAAGTTGAAATGCGTTGTG GTCCAGAGAACACAAAAACGATCCCTCCACCATTGCAATACATGGAATCTTAA
- the LOC103485151 gene encoding GDSL esterase/lipase EXL3-like, with product MIISQIKMKVPNYLDIFFCFILLLCFCHVGAAAGSKLLPDNEEVSAIIVFGDSIVDPGNNNHLKTLIKCNFPPYGRDFNGGMPTGRFTNGKIPTDFVAEEFGVKELVPAYLHPHLTTQDLLTGVSFASGASGYDPLTSKITSVLSLSDQLELFKDYIKKIKAAVGEEKATAILSKSVIIVCTGSDDIANTYFITPFRRLHYDVASYTDLMLQSASSFFHQLYALGARRIGVLSLPAIGCVPSQRTLFGGVARGCSEAANSAALLFNSKLSSLITSLGNEYSDAKFVYLDVYTPFLALIQNPSEYGFEEATKGCCGTGAIEVSVLCNPLSSKLSCPNPDKYIFWDSYHPTGNAYQVLTSRIIKDSLPNFF from the exons ATGATCATATCACAGATCAAAATGAAGGTTCCTAATTACTTGGAcatctttttttgttttatattacTTTTGTGCTTCTGCCATGTCGGCGCTGCAGCTGGTTCTAAATTGTTACCGGACAACGAGGAGGTTTCGGCGATAATCGTGTTCGGCGATTCCATTGTTGATCCAGGCAATAATAACCACCTCAAAACTTTGATTAAATGTAACTTTCCACCTTATGGAAGAGACTTCAATGGCGGAATGCCCACCGGAAGGTTTACCAATGGCAAAATCCCCACCGATTTTGTAG CGGAAGAATTTGGTGTGAAGGAATTAGTGCCAGCATATCTTCATCCACATTTGACAACTCAGGACCTTCTCACCGGCGTTAGTTTTGCTTCTGGAGCTTCCGGATATGATCCTCTCACATCCAAGATAACG TCCGTGCTATCGCTTAGCGACCAACTGGAGTTGTTCAAAGATTACATCAAGAAGATAAAAGCCGCCGTCGGAGAAGAAAAAGCGACGGCCATCTTATCAAAAAGCGTAATAATTGTATGCACCGGCAGCGACGACATTGCAAACACCTATTTCATAACGCCGTTCCGGCGACTCCATTACGACGTCGCTTCGTACACCGATCTGATGCTCCAATCGGCCTCCAGTTTCTTCCATCAGCTTTACGCCCTCGGAGCAAGAAGGATAGGAGTTCTCAGCTTGCCGGCAATCGGTTGCGTTCCGTCGCAGAGGACTTTGTTCGGAGGCGTCGCCCGAGGCTGCTCCGAAGCCGCTAATTCAGCGGCGCTGCTTTTTAATTCGAAGCTATCGTCGTTGATTACTTCGCTGGGAAATGAGTATTCGGATGCTAAGTTTGTGTATTTGGATGTCTACACTCCGTTTCTTGCCCTCATTCAAAACCCTTCTGAATACG GGTTTGAAGAGGCAACAAAAGGATGTTGTGGAACAGGAGCCATAGAGGTCAGCGTTTTATGCAATCCATTATCTTCAAAATTATCATGTCCGAATCCTGATAAATATATCTTCTGGGATAGTTACCACCCTACCGGCAATGCTTACCAGGTTCTCACTTCTCGCATCATAAAAGATTCCCTTCCTAattttttctga